The following are encoded in a window of Pelecanus crispus isolate bPelCri1 chromosome 6, bPelCri1.pri, whole genome shotgun sequence genomic DNA:
- the DHRS7 gene encoding dehydrogenase/reductase SDR family member 7 has protein sequence MAWGCALCLALAGGALLALLLWWLRADGDLTLLWAEWRGKKPENELRGKVIWVTGASSGIGEELAYQLSKIGALLAISARREDELERVKKKCLQISSLSKEDILVLRLDLTDRSSHEAATNSVLKHFGKIDVLVNNGGRSQRSLFVDTNLDVYSAIMELNYLGTISLTKHVLNHMIQRKKGKIVTVSSVMGIMGAPLASGYCASKHALQGFFNSLRTELTDYPEISIINICPGPVQSKIIQNVFTENLAKSIENSGDQSHKMPTDRCVRLTLVSAANDLEEAWISDHPYLAVCYLWQYAPTWAWWLMNRMGKRRIQNFKSGVDADASYSRKKK, from the exons atgGCGTGGGGCTGCGCGCTCTGCCTGGCGCTGGCGGGCGGCGCCCTCCTGGCGCTGCTGCTCTGGTGGCTGCGGGCCGACGGCGACCTCACGCTGCTGTGGGCCGAGTGGCGGGGGAAGAAGCCAG AAAATGAGCTGCGTGGCAAGGTTATCTGGGTGACAGGAGCTTCAAGTGGTATTGGAGAAGAATTGGCTTATCAGCTATCAAAGATAGGAGCCTTGCTTGCCATCTCAGCAAGAAGAGAGGATGAGCtggaaagagtgaaaaaaaaatgccttc AGATCAGCAGCTTGAGTAAAGAGGATATCCTTGTCCTGCGTCTTGACTTGACTGATAGAAGCTCTCATGAAGCTGCAACCAACAGTGTTCTTAAGCATTTTGGCAAG ATTGATGTTTTGGTCAACAATGGTGGACGTTCCCAGCGCTCTCTGTTTGTGGATACAAACCTGGATGTCTACAGTGCCATAATGGAACTCAACTACCTAGGTACAATCTCTTTAACAAAACATGTCCTGAATCACATgatccaaaggaaaaaaggaaagatagtTACTGTGAGCAGTGTGATGGGTATCATGGGAGCTCCTCTTGCCTCTGGGTACTGTGCCAGCAAGCATGCTCTGCAG ggtttttttaattctcttcgGACGGAGCTGACTGACTACCCTGAGATAAGCATTATCAACATATGCCCGGGGCCTGTACAGTCTAAGATCATACAAAATGTCTTTACGGAGAATCTTGCAAAG TCCATAGAGAACAGCGGTGACCAGTCCCACAAGATGCCAACCGACCGCTGCGTCCGGCTCACCCTGGTGAGCGCAGCCAACGACCTGGAGGAGGCCTGGATCAGTGACCACCCCTACCTGGCCGTCTGCTACCTCTGGCAGTATGCACCCACGTGGGCCTGGTGGCTGATGAACAGAATGGGCAAGAGGAGGATACAGAACTTCAAGAGCGGAGTG